The following DNA comes from Pseudomonadota bacterium.
AAAGCTTCCCGGGGCAGCAAGTTTCGGCAATCCGGTGGATGTTCTGGGCGATGCCGATCCGGAACGATATGTCGCGGCGCTCATCGCCGCCCAGGATGATCCGGAAGTTGACGCGATCATCATTATCCTGACCCCCCAGGCGATGACCAGGGCTGCCGATACCGCCCGCGCCATTGCCGAAAACCTGAAGGGTGACAAGCCGGTTCTGGTGTCATTCATGGGCGGCCATGCGGTGATGCCGGGTCGTGAAGAGCTTGCCGAGGCAGGGCTGCCTGATTACGAATCTCCGGAGCGGGCGGTCAACGCCCTGAAGGCGATGTATGAATATGCCTCCTGGCAGAACAGGCCGCCCCGGATTGTCACCCGTTTCCGGGTGAACCGGCGGCGGGTGGAGCGGATCATTTCCCGGCGGTTGCGGACCGGGCGTCTGCAGATCGGTGAGGTGAAGGGGAAGAACATCCTCCAGGCCTATGGCTTTCAGATCCCTGACGGACATCTGGCAACCAGTGCTGAGGAAGCGGTCGAGATCGCCGGGCGGATCGGGTACCCGGTGGCCTTGAAAATCGTCTCTCCCGATATCGTCCATAAATCCGACATGGGCGGGGTACGCTTGAATGTGGCCAATCCCGGGGGCGTCAGGGATTATTTTGACCTGATGATGATCCGGATCGGTCAGCGCGCCCCCGATGCCTGGATTGAAGGGGTGTATGTTGAAAAGATGCTCGATCCCGGCCTTGAAGTGATCATCGGCATGAGTCGTGATGCCCAGTTCGGACCGATGCTGATGTTCGGTCTGGGCGGCATTTTTGTCGAGGTGATGAAGGACGTGACCTTCCATCTGGCGCCGATCACCGAAGACGAGGCGGTGCAGATGCTCAAAGCAACCAGGTCGTATGAAATGCTCGAAGGACGACGCGGCCACAAGGGAGTGGATCTGAAGGCCATCGCCAACGGCCTGCAGCGCATCAGCCAGCTGACAACCGATTTTCCGCAGATCGCCGAACTGGACATCAACCCCTTTATTGTCGGTGAGGTCGGCAGCGACCCTTGGGTTGCCGATGTCCGCCTTACCCTGCAGCAGGTCAAAGGGGGCAAACCATGAGCACTCAGAAAGAGATGAAAAACAACCAGCCGGATTGGCAGGAAAAGTACCGGGACATGATTGCCACCCCGCTCAATGCGGTGAAAAAGATCAAGCCGGGGCAGCGGGTTTTTATCGGCACCGGCTGCGCGGAACCGGTGGAACTGGTCCGGGCCTTGACCGCCAGGGCCAACGAACTGGCCGACGTGGAAATCATCCAGCTCTTGGCCAAAGGGGAGGCGCCCTACGCCGACCGGAAGCTCGCCGACAGCTTCAACGTCAACAGCTTTTTCATCGGCACCGCCATCCGCGGCCATATCCAGGAAGGGCTTGGCGACTACACGCCGATCCTGCTCTCCGATATTCCGCGGATCTTCAGTTCCGGTCGATTGCCGCTCGATGTGGTGCTGATCCATGTGACCCCGCCGGATGTGCACGGCAAGGTGAGCCTCGGGGTGTCGGTTGATATCGTCAAGAGCGCTGCGGAAAACGGCTCGCTGGTCATTGCCCAGGTCAACCCGCAGATGCCGAGAACCATGGGTGACAGCACCATCGACATTTACGATATTGATATTCTGGTGCCGGTGGATTGTCCGATTCTGGAGCGGGGCCAGTCCGACTCCACCGAGGAAACCAGCAGAATAGGGGAATATATCGCCGCCCTGGTGGAAGACGGCTCGACGGTGGAGTTCGGTATCGGCAGGATCCCTCACGCGGTGGCTGATTTTCTGCAGGACAAGAAGGACCTCGGGATCCATACCGAGCTTTTGACCGACTCGATCATGAAGCTTATCAAATGCGGGGCGGTCAACGGCAGCAGGAAAACCACGGACCGCGGCAAGGTGGTGGCGAGCTTCAGTATGGGCAGCAAGAAATTATACGATTTTATCGACAACAATCCGATCTTCTGCTTCCGGCCCACCGAATATGTCAACGATACCCATGTGATCAGCAGGCAGCACAAGATGGTCGCGATCAATACCGCCCTGGAAATCGATCTCACCGGCCAGGTGTGTGCGGACTCCCTCGGGGAAAAATTCTACTCGGGGATCGGCGGCCAGGTGGACTTTAATCGCGGGGCCTCCCGCAGTAAAAACGGCAAGGCCATTATCGCCCTGCAGGCCACCGCCAGAAAGGGAACCCGCTCCCGGATCGTCACCCATCTCACCCCCGGGGCCGGGGTGGTGACCACCAGGGGTGAGGTGCATTATGTGGTGACCGAGTTCGGGGTTGCCTATCTCCATGGAAAAAGCGTCCATGAAAGGGCGCTCGCCCTGATCAGTATCGCCCATCCGAAATTCAGGGAAGAGCTGTTAAAAGATGCGATCAAGGCCCGCTATCTGCGCCAGGAAATGACTGAAGTGGAAGGACGGTTCGTGGTCGCCTCCCAGGAGATGGAAACCACCATGCTGCTCGACGACGGGACCCAGGTGAGTTTCAGGCCGGTGCATCCCACCGACGAACACTCGATGCGCGACCTGCATTATACCCTTTCCCAGGAAACGGTCTATTACCGGTTTATGACCCACAAGACCAAATTCAGTCATCAGCAGGTGCAGAATTTTGTCTATATCGACCACCGTCAGGATGTGGCGATCGTCGGCACCGTGCCCGAGGCCCACGGGGAGGATATTGTCGCCGTCGGCCGCTATTATCTCGATCCGAAATCGAACCGGGCCGAGGTGGCCTTTGTCATCCGCGACGACTGGCAGAATCACGGGATCGGCACCTTTCTCTTCAAGCATCTGGTGGCTCTCGCCAAGAGAAGCGGAATTGCCGGGTTCACCGCCGAGGTGTTAAAGGAGAACCGGCGGATGCAGAATATTTTCAACCATTGCGGATTCCGGGTGAAAAGCGCTCTGGAGGAAGATGTCTACAGTTTTCAGATCGATTTCTAGTGTGCTGCAGACAGGAGGAGAGGGGATAGAAAGCCGGCAGAGTTACCAGCTCAACTTTCTGACATGCGTTAAGATATTGGTTTGCTGTCATAAAATAGTTCCGAGCCATGGCTGCATTCCATGATTAAAATTCAGAAGCCAGAAGTCAGGAGCCGGAATGACTGATTTTTTTCACCCTACGGGTATAAGTTTCGTACGAGCAGGCCAGCTGCTCAACTCAGCTTTATCGGGAGATTAACCTAACTCAGAAAGTTGAGTTACCAGTTAGAGGATGGTCATGCGGACTCGGGGAATAGATTTAATTCCGGGTAAAGTTTCCTGGCGCAGCCGGGGCAGATGCTGTGAGTGAATTTCGCCTCGGTTCGATCCATGATATATTTTTCGACCGGGATCCATTTGTTTTCCTCACGGATGTCCTTGCACGAGGAACAGATTGAGACGAAGCCGCTGATGGCGGAGGTTTCGGCAATGATATGCTGCAGTTTTAAGATGAGCGCCTCTTTTTCCTCTTCAGCCGATTTTTTATCGGTAATGTCCTGCAGGGTTTCAATGACCCCGACTAATTCTCCCGAACTGTTGCGGATCGGGGCAGCATCGAAAATGATATATCTCCGCTGGTCCCCGAGCTCCTGATACCAGCCCTCGGCGTGCAATCCGTCCGGGATCAGAACTGATTTTCTGAATCGCGTATAGAGCCCAGGCAGGTTGTCATACCGGCCGCTGAGGACAATGTCGGCGAGGCAGGGGCGTTTTGACTCATAAAACGGCCGCCAGTGATTGTCGGTACCGATCACGGCGGAAGCTTTCAGGCCGGTTAATATCTCGCAGGGTCTGTTCCAGTACATCACCCGGTGTTCGGGATTGATCACAAAAGTTGCCACCGCCGAATTGTCAAGCAGGTCTGCAAAGATGGTAGTGTTTGTTCCGGTGGTCATGAAGAAAATCCCTGCTGAAAATATGCTGAAAAAACGGCTCCTGAGGAAAATGCTAGCACAGATGGATCCGAGGACTATATATTTTTTTTAGCATACTTGGTTTCCCCGGAAACAAAACATTTCACCAGTGATGGGGATGATTGCAGGTGACCATGCAGGTGCCCGGGAGTGCCAGGCAGGGTGTAGTTTTGTAAAAAGTTGTTGTTTTTCCGGGAATTTCGGATATAACAGAGGCCCACTTTGTGGAGCCGCTCTTTGTCGTCTGATACTTTTCCCCTTCGGGTATAAGTCTCGATGTCTCGTAAACTCGCTTATCGGTACGAGCAGGCGAGCTGCGCAACTTAATCTTTACGAAACAAACGTGCCGCACAGGCCCCGATAACAGGGAGTGCGGCTTTTTATTTATTGAGGTACGACCATGATCACTGCAACGAATATCGCTCTTTCCTACGGCAAGAGAGTCATCTTCCAGGACGTCAACATCAAGTTCACCCCGGGCAACTGCTACGGGCTGATCGGGGCGAACGGCGCCGGGAAATCCACCTTTCTGAAAATCCTCGCCGGCAAGCTCGAGGCCGATCGGGGTGAGGTCTCCAAAGGATCAAAAGAGCGGATCGCGATGCTGAGCCAGGACCAGTTCGCCTTCGATGAACACACCGTTTTCGATACCGTGATCATGGGCCACAAGAAACTCTACAAGGTGATGGCCGAGCGCGAGGCGCTTTACGCCAAGGCCGATTTTACCGAGGAAGACGGCATCCGTTCCGGAGAGCTTGAGGTGAAATTCGGGGAGATGAACGGCTATGAAGCCGAGGCCGAGGCGGCGGTGTTGCTGAGCGGGCTCGGAATCCCGGAAGAGATGCATCAGAAAAGAATGAAGGATCTCGACGGCAGCGACAAGGTGCGGGTGCTCCTGGCCCAGGCCCTGTTCGGCAACCCGGACATCCTGCTCCTGGACGAGCCGACCAACCAGTTGGATCTGAAGACCATCAACTGGCTGGAGGCCTTTCTGTCACGGTTCAACAATACCGTGATCATCGTCTCCCATGACCGCCATTTCTTAAACCAGGTCTGCACCCATATGGCCGATATCGATTACGGCAAGATCCAGGTTTACGTGGGCAACTACGACTTCTGGTATGAAGCAAGCCAGCTTCGTTTCCACCAGAAGGAGGCCGAGGGCAAAAAGGCCCAGGCCAGGGCCGAGGAACTCAAGGAATTCATCCGCCGTTTCAGTTCCAACGCCTCCAAGGCCAAGCAGGCCACCTCGCGCAAGAAACTCCTGGAAAAACTCACCCTCGAAGACATGCCGGTTTCCTCCCGGAAATACCCGTACATCGTCTTCCAGCCGGAACGCCCCTGCGGCGACGTGATCCTCGAGATCAAGGATCTCGGCAAGGAGATCGACGGGGTGACGATGTTCAAAGACCTTTCCCTCACCGTCAACAAAGGTGACAAGATCGCCGTGGTCGGGCCGAACAGCCTCGCGAAAACCACCCTCTTCCAGATCCTCGCCGGGGAGTTGAAACCCGATACCGGCACTTTCCGCTGGGGGGTGACGATCAAGAACTCCTATTTTCCGAAGGAGAACAGCGACTATTTCAATAACGGCGATCTCGATCTGGTCGGCTGGCTGCGCCAGTTCACGCCGCCCAAGGAGCACGAGAGTTTTGTCCGCGGGTTTCTGGGCAAGATGCTCTTTTCCGGGGAAGAGGCGCTGAAGAAAACCTCGGTCCTCTCCGGGGGCGAGCGGGTGCGCTGCATGCTCTCGAAGATGATGCTCTCCGGCGCGAACGCACTCATCCTCGACGAACCGACCAACCATCTCGACCTCGAGTCGATCACCTCTTTAAACAACGGCCTCGCCGATTTCTCCGAGGTGATTCTGTTCGCCTCCCACGACCACCAGCTGGTCTCCACCGTGGCCAACCGGATTGTCGAGATCACTCCGGAAGGGATCACCGACGTGATGATGGATTTCGACGATTACCTCGCGATGAAGGAAGCGGGCCAGTCGGGCGGCGACTATCTGGGCAGCCAGGCCGCGTAGGGAGAGTTTGCTCCGGAAGAAATCTTAACGACTAAAACTCAGTCTGATATAAAATGACAATATAATCTACAGGCTTGAGTGGTTGTTTCTGGTTGCACAGCTTGAATTGACGAGGCGAGATACTCAAGAGCTATGTTGACTTCGAGAAGGCGGGGTGGATTCAACAAAAGTCAAAAGCCGCTTGACCCCTTGCCGACCCCTTGCCTGACCCCTTGCCTCGCATGACCCCTTGCACCCCCTCGCCCACACCAGAATTTCGGGGCTTTTGTCTTCCTCATTTACTGATTTTCCCGCCTTCGATACTTCCTTTTTATCCCGACAGCAGCCTCGGTTCTCTGCAAGTCCTCGCCCTGCTTGTGCTTCATCCATTTCTGGACAAATCAGGTGAAGCTATTCTCCGTTAATGTGGTACACTCATATATGTGTATTACCTCCATCCGTTACGGCTTTTCTCATTGTCGGAAAGAGGGGTGTTCTGCGGTTTCTGAAAGACGGAACACATTCCCTTTGACGTTTTAGGACACTTCACAAAGCTTCCACAGATATCATTTCTCAGACGCAGCGACACCCTGGACGGTAGAGCTTGGTCTGAGAAGCATTTCATCAGTAATCTCCACATCTGAAAATATTTTCGTCAAGGCACTGTCCTTTTTGTACGGGGCAGGGAAAAGAGTTCCGAACCTCAATGAGTTCCCGATCTATCGGGGACAGGAGCGAACACCATGACCAAAGAACGAAAAAGCAACAGGGAAGGAAAGAAGAAACCGGCCATGACCTCGAAAGAAAAGAAGGCCGCAAAGAGATCCGGAAAGGCGACCAAAACTTTTCTGGATAGTGAAAAAATGCATTAATGGGTTCTGTAAGGAGAATATCATAGTCAATAAAGAGCTTCAAATTTCGACGCGCACCCGGAGTGCGCTGCATACCGACCAGGATACCGAACTGCTGCGTTCGGAATTGTTCAGCATTGAGCAGTTGAAACGGCATGCGGTAACCCTGGCCGGTCGGCATAGAATCGAACCTCATCCGGGAGCGGACAGGTTATTGCCGAGATTGACGGATAATGCCCGCGTTCTCCTGGCGGCCTATGAACTCGTTACCGCCGCTGCCACTCCGGGGCAGCGTATCGTCCCGGCCGAGGCCTGGCTTCTTGATAATTTTTATCTCATCGAGCAGCAGGTCAGTCTGGCGCGTCATCATCTGCCGCGTGGCTACAGCCGGCAGTTGCCTCGCCTGACCGATGGTCCGTCGGCCGGTTTTCCTCGCATCTATGATTTAGCGTTGGAGTTGATTTCGCATATGGATGGCCGTGTCGACAGTGACAATGCCACTCAGTTCGTTGTCGCCTATCAGAACGCAGATCCCTTAAAACTCGGCGAATTGTGGGCCTTCCCGATCATGCTGCAGCTGGCCCTGCTGGAAAACCTCCGCCGCATCGCCCTGCGTATTGCCCAACGGCGCGAGGAGCTCGACGCAGCAACCATCTGGGCCGACCGCATGCTGGCAACGGCTGAAAAAGAACCCAAAAAACTCATTCAGTTGCTCGCCAGGTTTGCCGATGCCGATGTGCCTCTGACCGCTCCGTTTGTGGAAGAATTTTATGCAAGATTACAGGCCCAGGGCCCAGCCATGGCGTTCGTGCAAACCTGGGTCGAACAGAAGCTCCTCGAACAAGGGGTCACGGCTACCCAGTTGTCGGCGGCCGCCGGTCGAACCGCTGCGGCCAACCAGATTTCTCTTGCCAACAGTATCGGCAGTCTGCGTTTTATCGGCGCCATGGACTGGCGCGAGTATGTCGAGTCGCTCAGTGTCGTCGAGCAGACTTTGCGAGAAGATCCGGCGGGAATGCATGCAGCCCAGGATTTCGATACTCGAGATCGTTACCGGCATGTCATCGAAGATCTGGCACGAGGCAGTGCATACAGTGAATTAGGGGTTGCCCGCCAGGCCGTTTCTCTGGCGCAAAGTTCGGTTAAGAGTTCCGATACCGATAATCGTGGCGCCCATGTCGGCTATTACCTGATCGATCAGGGGCGGCTGACTCTGGAGCGGACGGTTGACTACCGTTTGCCGTGGAAATTAAGATTCGACCGAATGTGCCGCCGGTGCCTGCTGCCCCTTTATCTCGGACCCATTCTGGTACTCACTGTCCTTACGGCATCGACGGTTTTCTTCACTTTTGCCGGGTTTACCCCGAGTGACTGGCGTATCTGGTTTTTTGCCATTACCGGCGCCATCAGTGCCTCAGCGCTGGCCGTGCCGCTGGTGAACATGTTGGTCACCCTCGTTCTGCCGCCCCGTGCTTTGCCACGACTGGATTTTTCCAAAGCAATTCCAAACGGGCACCGCACCATGGTGATCGTCCCGACCCTGCTTGGCCGGGCGCAGGAGATTGATGATCTTCTGGAAGCACTCGAAATCCGCTATCTGGGGAATCGGGATGCCAATCTGTTCTTTGCCCTGGTGACGGATTTTCGTGATGCGCCGGAGCAAAGCCTGCCCGACGATGACGCCTTGCTCGCCCGGGCGAGTGCAGGGATTTCAGCCCTTAACGAGACCTACCGCGACGACCGGCCGTGCATCTTCTATCTGTTTCACCGACCCCGCGAGTGGAATCCTTGCGAACGGGTGTGGATGGGATATGAACGAAAACGCGGCAAACTTGAGCAGTTTAACGCCCTGCTTCGTGGAGGGGCGCAGGCAGCCTTTTCGAAGATCGTCGGTGATCCCTCACTCTTTCCTTCGATCCAATACGTCATCACTCTCGATACCGACACCCAGCTTCCCCGTGATGCGGCACGCACCTTGATCGGCAACATGGCCCATCCGCTAAACCGTCCGATCTACGATGTTGACCAGAAACGGATTGTCCGGGGTTACGCGATCCTGCAACCGCGGGCCTCGATCAGCCTGACCAGTGCCGGGCAATCACGATTCAGCAAACTCTACGCCGGGGAGTCTGGGATTGATCCTTATACCCGGGAGATTTCGGATGTCTACCAGGATATTTTCGGCGAAGGCTCATTCATCGGCAAGGGTATCTACGATGTGGATGCCTTCCGGCAGGCTGTAGATGGTCGCTTTCCGGAAAATCTGATTCTCAGTCACGATCTGCTTGAAAGCGGGTATGCACGTTCTGCCCTGGTGACCGATGTCGATCTCATAGAGGAGCATCCGGCCAGTTACGCCATGGAGGCGAGCCGCAGGCATCGGTGGATACGTGGTGACTGGCAGCTTGCCGGCTGGCTGCTGCCCTCTGTTACCGGCCCGCCTTCTCGAGTAAATGAAGCATCTGACTCAAATGCCTCGCAGGCAAAGCGGCAGCGAAACCCGCTCACCGCCTTATCTGTGTGGAAGATTTTCGACAACCTGCGCCGCAGTCTTGTGCCGCCGATGCTCTTGGCGTTGCTTGCAGGCGGTTGGTTGATTGGTCCGGGACCGGCATGGTTCTGGACCCTGCTGATCACGGCGGTGATGTTTCTTCCCGCGCTACTGGCAGCCGCAATCGGATTCATTCGCAAGCCTGAGTTGCATGCCTGGGCAGTGCATCTGCTCATGACAAGTAAATCTGCGGGCCGACCGATTGTCCTCGCCTTTCTGACCCTGGTCCTGTTGCCCTATGATGCCTTTATCTGCCTGGATGCGATTCTGCGCTCAGGGCTCCGGATGCTGTTTACGCGACGCGGTCTGTTGCTTTGGCAATTGCCGTCCTATGCGCGTCGTAACGCCTGTCGGACATTGAGCGATTTTTTTATGGAGATGTGGGTCGCACCTTTTCTCGCGGTGATGCTTGGCTTGTCTTTGCTTTTCCTCATGGGGAGCAGCCGAGCAACGGAGTTGATCTTCTGCGCGCCCATCGTGTTTCTCTGGTTCGCGTCACCGGTTTTCGGCTGGTGGATAAGTAAGCCCCTTTTACCGCCGACAACTGAGCTGACCGTCGATCAACAGTCGTTTCTACGTGGCTCCGCCCGCCGCACCTGGCGCTTCTTCGCGGAGCTGGTCGGCCCGGAAGACAACTGGCTGCCGCCCGATAATTTTCAGATCCATCCCGAGCCGCTCATCGCCTCGCGAACCTCGCCCACGAATATCGGCATGGCATTGCTGGCGAATTTGGCCGCCTATGACTTCGGCTACATCTCTGCCGGAGAATTCCTGCAGCTGACCGAAAACACCCTGACCACCATGGAAGAGATGGAGCGCTACCGCGGCCATTTTTACAACTGGTATGATACCCGCACCCTTGAACCGTTGCGGCCGCAATATATTTCTTCGGTTGACAGCGGTAACCTGGCCGGCAGCCTGCTCACCCTGCAGGCGGGCCTGGCCGAGTTGAAGAACCAGCCGATTCTCACTGAAAACGCCTTTCAGGGGTTGCGGGACACCTTGCGGGTGCTGGCCGAGCAGCTGCCCCTGGAGGCAGCCCCGGACCTTACCCGGCAAATAAAATTTCTGCAGGACACTCTTCACTCCCGCACCCTGAACCGGCAGCCTCTGACCCTGGCTGCTGCCGCTACCCAGCTGACCGAGATGCATCAGGCCGGCAAGGGACTCATGGCATGGTTGCCGGCGGATATTGAGGTTGATGGCGAACTCTATTACTGGGCTCAGGAATTCGACCGGCAATCCCGTGCCCTGCAGGAGGATCTGGGTTTTCTGGTGCCCGAGCCGAAACATTTCGACACTATTCCGACCCTTGGAGAACTTGCGAACCCCTCCCCTGTAACAAGTTCGGCGGGTGGAGCGGGGGCACGGAGCAACGAGGCTGCAGCACGGCTCCGGGTTATCGATGGTCTGGCGGAGCGGTGCCGGAAACTGGCAATAATGGATTTTGAATTTCTCTATGATACGTCGCGTGGTTTGCTGAACATTGGCTACGATGTCGGAGAGCGGCGTCGCGACCCCTCTTGTTATGACCTTTTGGCCTCGGAGGCGCGCTTGGCAAGTTTCCTGCTGATCGCCCAGGGACAGGTGCCGCAGAAGCACTGGTTTTTACTTGGTCGCTTATTGACAAGTCAGGGCGGTAATGTGAGTTTGATTTCATGGAGCGGCTCGATGTTTGAGTATCTCATGCCCCAATTGATCATGCCGAGTTACGAGAACACCTTGCTCGACCAGACCTGCAAGGCCGCCGTAGCCCGCCAGATCGAATACGGCAGGCAGCGCGCCGTGCCCTGGGGGATTTCCGAATCCTGCTATAATGCCACAGACATCCAGCAGGTGTATCAATATCGGGCCTTCGGGGTGCCGGGGCTGGGCTTCAAACGAGGCCTGGGAGACGACCTGGTCATTGCCCCCTACGCCAGCGCCATGGCCCTGATGGTGGCGCCGGTCGAAGCGTGTCGCAATTTACAAACCCTGGCCGCCAAAGGATTCCTCGGCGGGCATGGTTTCTACGAGGCAATCGATTACACGCCCTCACGACTGCCACCCGGCAAAAATCACTCTGTCGTTCGCACGTTCATGGCGCATCATCAAGGCATGAGCCTGTTGGCCTATGCCTATGTGTTACTCAACCAGCCCATGCAGCGCCGCTTCATGTCCGACCCTCTGGCCCGGGCGACGGAATTGCTGCTGCAGGAGCGGGTGCCGAAAAAAGGAGCGCCACTGCACCCGCACGCTGCCGAAGTGAGCGCCGCCGCGCACCCGCCGGCAACGGATGCGGGTTCGATCATGCGCGTCTTCAATAACCCGGATACACCGTCACCCGAAGTTCACCTGTTATCCAACGGCAGATATCATGTCATGGCGACAAACAGCGGTGGGGGTTACAGCCGCTGGCGCGACTTGTCGGTCACCCGCTGGCGCGAGGATACTACGGTTGACGGGCTGGGCTCTTTCATTTACCTGCGTGACCGCGACACGGGGCGCTATTGGTCGACAAGCCATCAGCCGACACTGCGTCAGGCGGATCATTACGAGGCGATCTTTGTGCAGGCGCGGGCCGAATACCGGAGGCGTGATGATGCCATCGAAGCCCATACCGAGATCAGCGTTTCACCTGAAGACGATGTCGAGATTCGCCGGGTCAAGCTCACCAATCTGTCATCCCGTATCCGCCATATCGAGGT
Coding sequences within:
- a CDS encoding cyclic beta 1-2 glucan synthetase codes for the protein MLRSELFSIEQLKRHAVTLAGRHRIEPHPGADRLLPRLTDNARVLLAAYELVTAAATPGQRIVPAEAWLLDNFYLIEQQVSLARHHLPRGYSRQLPRLTDGPSAGFPRIYDLALELISHMDGRVDSDNATQFVVAYQNADPLKLGELWAFPIMLQLALLENLRRIALRIAQRREELDAATIWADRMLATAEKEPKKLIQLLARFADADVPLTAPFVEEFYARLQAQGPAMAFVQTWVEQKLLEQGVTATQLSAAAGRTAAANQISLANSIGSLRFIGAMDWREYVESLSVVEQTLREDPAGMHAAQDFDTRDRYRHVIEDLARGSAYSELGVARQAVSLAQSSVKSSDTDNRGAHVGYYLIDQGRLTLERTVDYRLPWKLRFDRMCRRCLLPLYLGPILVLTVLTASTVFFTFAGFTPSDWRIWFFAITGAISASALAVPLVNMLVTLVLPPRALPRLDFSKAIPNGHRTMVIVPTLLGRAQEIDDLLEALEIRYLGNRDANLFFALVTDFRDAPEQSLPDDDALLARASAGISALNETYRDDRPCIFYLFHRPREWNPCERVWMGYERKRGKLEQFNALLRGGAQAAFSKIVGDPSLFPSIQYVITLDTDTQLPRDAARTLIGNMAHPLNRPIYDVDQKRIVRGYAILQPRASISLTSAGQSRFSKLYAGESGIDPYTREISDVYQDIFGEGSFIGKGIYDVDAFRQAVDGRFPENLILSHDLLESGYARSALVTDVDLIEEHPASYAMEASRRHRWIRGDWQLAGWLLPSVTGPPSRVNEASDSNASQAKRQRNPLTALSVWKIFDNLRRSLVPPMLLALLAGGWLIGPGPAWFWTLLITAVMFLPALLAAAIGFIRKPELHAWAVHLLMTSKSAGRPIVLAFLTLVLLPYDAFICLDAILRSGLRMLFTRRGLLLWQLPSYARRNACRTLSDFFMEMWVAPFLAVMLGLSLLFLMGSSRATELIFCAPIVFLWFASPVFGWWISKPLLPPTTELTVDQQSFLRGSARRTWRFFAELVGPEDNWLPPDNFQIHPEPLIASRTSPTNIGMALLANLAAYDFGYISAGEFLQLTENTLTTMEEMERYRGHFYNWYDTRTLEPLRPQYISSVDSGNLAGSLLTLQAGLAELKNQPILTENAFQGLRDTLRVLAEQLPLEAAPDLTRQIKFLQDTLHSRTLNRQPLTLAAAATQLTEMHQAGKGLMAWLPADIEVDGELYYWAQEFDRQSRALQEDLGFLVPEPKHFDTIPTLGELANPSPVTSSAGGAGARSNEAAARLRVIDGLAERCRKLAIMDFEFLYDTSRGLLNIGYDVGERRRDPSCYDLLASEARLASFLLIAQGQVPQKHWFLLGRLLTSQGGNVSLISWSGSMFEYLMPQLIMPSYENTLLDQTCKAAVARQIEYGRQRAVPWGISESCYNATDIQQVYQYRAFGVPGLGFKRGLGDDLVIAPYASAMALMVAPVEACRNLQTLAAKGFLGGHGFYEAIDYTPSRLPPGKNHSVVRTFMAHHQGMSLLAYAYVLLNQPMQRRFMSDPLARATELLLQERVPKKGAPLHPHAAEVSAAAHPPATDAGSIMRVFNNPDTPSPEVHLLSNGRYHVMATNSGGGYSRWRDLSVTRWREDTTVDGLGSFIYLRDRDTGRYWSTSHQPTLRQADHYEAIFVQARAEYRRRDDAIEAHTEISVSPEDDVEIRRVKLTNLSSRIRHIEVTSYAEVVLAPLNADLAHRAFSNLFVQTEIIPDRQAILCTRRRRTPGEQVPWMFHLLSVPGVVAGEPTFETDRARFIGRGRTVANPLVLDHKKSPSELSNTDGSVLDPIVAIRRTIELTADQSATVQIISGVADTRDGALALLDKYCDKHFVERAFEMAWFQSQEVLRHLGATESEAQLYGRLASSVIYANGLRRAAPGIIGRNRLGQPGLWRFGISGDLPIILLRIGDINRIDLAKQVLQAHAYWRMKGLISDLVIINEDFSGYRALLQDRIIGLINAGPEAQIIDKPGGVFVRRAEELSEEDRVLFQTVARIVFDDTTETVIEQVERRQSPERVSDRFEPSRQPSPEEVHPLSRRERIFTNGLGGFTPDGREYVITLEPGQNTPAPWVNVIASPHIGTVVSESGSAYTWVENAHEFRLTPWHNDPLCDSSGEAFYIRDEETGAFWSPTPLPARGRSGYVCRHGFGYSAFEHYEDGISSEMFTYVAMDAPVKFAVIKLRNHSRRTRRLSLTGYWELVLGEWRHSNLMHIATETDLQSGALFARNAYGHECDNRIVFVQVSELKRSVTGNRTGFIGRNGSLASPAAMRRKRLSGRTGAGFDPCAAIQSQIKLAEGQEHEIVFIFGAAANGEQARRFIEQYSGPAGAQQALEAVWEHWNHTLGAVNVETPDPALNVLANGWLVYQTLSCRLWGRSGYYQSGGAYGFRDQLQDTMALLHTTPGLVREQLLRCAERQFLQGDVQHWWHPPNGQGVRTHFSDDYLWLVYATCRYVAATGDTGVLDESVRFLEGRELRPEEEAYYDQPQPSAETASLYEHCVRAIKNGLRFGEHQLPLMGCGDWNDGMNLVGRDGRGESVWLAWFLYENLQRFAGLAQGREDALFAEECAGQAARLRENIEAHGWDGEWYKRAWFDDGTPLGSAENEECRIDSISQSWSVISGGGDPVRARQAMTAVDKQLVRPESQLIQLLDPPFDKSSLEPGYIKGYVPGVRENGGQYTHAAIWTTMAFAMLGERERAWELFAMLNPVNHGNGPAEIERYKVEPYVMCADIYAAKPHTGRGGWTWYTGAASWMYRLTVEALLGLQLEVDRLRITPCIPAHWESYEIHYRYRETLYHIRFRCVGEKPGDVIRVVVDGVQQKESGFEKAGLRQGLIPLVDDHREHYVEVNLG